GCTGTCCCCGGAACTGACCCGGCCCTTCGAGCCACCGCCGACCTTCATGAACCACAAGATCACCGCCGAACGCCGGTTCGCCACCGCCACACTGGCGCTCGCCGACGTCAAGGAGACCGGCAAGCGGCTCGGGGCGACGATCAACGACATGGTCCTTGCCATGTCGACCGGCGCGCTGCGCACCTTGCTCTTACGCTACGACGGCGCGGCCGATCCCCTGCTCGCGTCGGTACCGGTCAGTTTCGACTTCTCGCCGGAGCGCATCTCCGGGAACCGCTTCAGCGGAATGCTGGTAGCGCTGCCCGCGGACCTCGACGACCCCCTCGAGCGGGTGCAAGCCTGCCACGTTAATGCCATCTCCGCCAAGGAAAGTCACCAGCTGATGGGCCCGGAGCTGGTCAGCCGCTGGGCGGCGTACATGCCGCCCGGTCCTACCCAAGCCTTTTTCCGGTGGGCGTCCGGCCGTGACGGGCAGAACAAGATCCTCAACCTGAACATCTCCAACGTTCCGGGTCCGCGCGAACGCGGCCGGGTCGGCGGCGCGCTGGTCACCGAGATCTATTCGGTGGGGCCGCTGACCGCCGGCAGCGGCCTCAACATCACCGTGTGGAGCTACGTCGACCAGCTCAACATCTCGGTGCTCTCCGACGGCGCCACCCTCAAGGATCCGCACGAGGTGACCGACGCCATGGTCGCCGACTTCATCGAAATCCGCAGGGCCGCAGGGCTTCCCGAAGAGCTCACCGTCATCGAGACCGCGATGGCACCCGCCTGAGCCGTCCGGCCGCGGAAACGGCACTCTCGCCTGGTGTCAATGGCGTTCTAATCGGCCGTTACCATCGTGCCTTATGAGCACTGGGAGCGACGAGGCCAACGAACCGGAAGTTCTCGTCGAACAACGGGATCGCATCCTGATCATCACCATCAACCGGCCGAGGGCCAAGAACGCGGTCAACGCCGCGGTGGCGCGAGGCCTGGCCGATGCGATGGACCGGCTCGACGAGGACCAGGGTCTCTCGGTGGGCATCCTGACCGGCGCGGGTGGCTCGTTCTGCGCCGGCATGGACCTCAAGGCGTTTGCCCGCGGCGAGGTTCCCATCGTCGAGGGCCGCGGCATGGGCTTCACCGAGCGCCCACCGGTCAAGCCGCTGATCGCTGCGGTGGAGGGATTCGCCCTGGCCGGCGGCACCGAGCTGGCGTTGGCCACCGACCTGATCGTGGCGTCGAAAGACTCGGCGTTCGGCATCCCCGAGGTCAAGCGTGGCCTGGTCGCCGGCGGCGGCGGACTGCTGCGGCTGCCCGAGCGCATCCCCTACGCCATCGCCATGGAGCTGGCGCTGACGGGGGAGAACTTTAGCGCCGAGCGGGCCCACGCCCTGGGCATGGTCAACGTGCTCGCCGAGCCCGGGCAGGCGCTTCAGGCCGCGATCGAGCTGGCCGAAAAGATCACCGCCAACGGCCCGCTGGCCGTCGCCGCCACCAAACGCATCATCGTGGAATCCCGCGGGTGGAGCCCCGAGGCCAGGTTCGCCGAGCAGTCGAAGATCCTGATGCCGGTGTTCTCCTCGAACGACGCCAGGGAGGGCGCGATCGCGTTCGCCGAGAAGCGCCCACCGCGCTGGACCGGCACCTGAGCTTTCGAATTTGATCCTGCGTCCACCAGGGAAAGGTGCGAGTAGGGCCCCTGGTCAGCGCAGAGTCATTAACGCCCGCGGGAGGCTGGATTACACTATTGAGCAGTTTTGTAAAGACGCAAAGGGGTCGTGGATGAGCATTTCGTTGCTCCTGGAGATGGCCGCGTCGAGCAACCCCGAGCGCACGGCCCTCGTCTCCGGTTCCACGCGGCTGACGACGCAGCAGCTCAGCGACCTCGCCGACGGCGGCGCGGGGATTATCGCGGGTTCGGGAGTCAAGCACGTGGCCTACATCGGCACCGGAGGGGCGATGCTGCCGACTCTGATCTTCGCGGCCGCGCGCGCCGGGCTGCCTATCACCCCGCTCAATTACCGGCTGTCCGCGGAGGGGCTCCAATCGCTGATCGAGCGACTGCCCGAACCGCTGGTGATCGTCGACGACCGCTACCGGGACATGCTCGGGGACAAGTCCGCCCGGGTGATGGCCTCCGATGAGTTCTTGGCGGCGGCCCGCGGCAGCGAGCCGGCCGCCGAGGTTCCTGCATTCCCCGACCCCGATTCCGTTGCGATCGTGCTGTTCACGTCGGGCACCACGTCGCAGCCCAAGGCCGTCGAGCTCTCGCACAACAATCTGACCAGCTACGTCACCGGCACCGTGGAATTCGGGTCGGCCGACGCGAGCGACGCCGCGCTGATCTGCGTGCCGCCCTACCACATCGCCGGGGTCAGCGCCGCGCTGTCGAACCTGTACGCCGGGCGAAAAATGGTCTACCTGCCCAACTTCGACGCCCAGGAATGGGTGCGGCTGGTCAACGCCGAGAACGTGACCACGGCGACGGTCGTGCCCACCATGCTGGACCGCATCGTCACCGTGCTGGAGACCGGCGGCCATCAGCTACCGTCGCTGCGCAGCCTGGCCTACGGCGGCTCGAAGGTCGGCCTGCCGCTGGTCCGCCGGGCGCTCGAACTGTTGCCACACGTGGGCTTCGTCAACGCCTACGGCCTGACCGAGACGAGTTCGACGATCGCCGTGCTGACCCCCGACGACCACCGCGAGGCGCAGTCGGCGTCCGAACCCCACGTCGTGAAGCGGCTGGGATCGGTCGGGCGGCCGGTGCCCAGCATCGAGGTGCAGGTCCGCGACGAGCGCGGCGCCGTGCTCGGGCCGGGCGAAAGCGGTGAGCTGTTCGTGCGCGGCGAGCAGGTGTCCGGCCGCTACACCGGGATCGGCTCGGTGCTCGACGAAAATGGTTGGTTCCCAACCAAAGACATCGCCATGCTCGACGAGGACGGCTACCTGTTCATCGGCGGACGCAGCGACGACACTATCATCCGCGGCGGCGAGAACATCGCGCCCGCCGAGCTGGAGGAGGTGCTCATCGAGCACTCCCATGTCCGCGATGTCGCCGTGGTCGGCGTCGACGATCCGCAGTGGGGCCAGGCGATCGTCGCCGTGGTGGTGCCGGCCGCGGGCGTCGATCCCGATCCCGAGGAACTCCGGGAACACGTCCGCAAGAGCTTGCGCGGGTCACGTACGCCCGACCGGGTAGTGTTTCGCGACGAGCTGCCGACCACACCCACCGGCAAGGTGCTTCGCCGGGAGATCATCGAAGATTTAGAAGGACTGCACGCATGATCAAGAACGGAACCCGCCTCGCCAGCCAGGTGTGCGACACCCAGGTCATTGTGGTCCGAAGCGCCGACAGCCTCGACGACCTGCGCTGCGGTGGCGCGCCGATGGTGCCGATCGGCGCCGAGCGTTCGGGCGAGCCGGACCCGGCGTTTTCCGACGGCACCGTGATGGGCAAACGCTACGTCGACGAAACCGGCGCCGAGGTGCTGGTAACCAAGCCCGGTGCGGGGAGCCTGAGCGTCGGCGCGACCCCGCTGCGGCTCAAAGAGGTCAAGCCGCTGCCGGCCAGCGACTGACGCTTACTGCCCGATCTTATTGCGGACGACGAATTCCCTTGCCTTGATGAGGAATTCGAGCTGATCACCAACCTGACGCAGCGGGTCGATGCTGCGAGTCGAGCGAGACAGGACGATGCCGCCTTCCAGGGCGGCGATCGACATCATCGCGAGCGACGCGGCATCGGCGTCGCCGAAGCCGTCGTTGACGAACGCCCGGGTCAGCGCGGTACACCAGCGGCCCAGGATCGCGCCGGCCTCGCCGGAGAGCTTGGGGTCGTCGTCCGAGCCGATCGCCGCGGCAACCACGGGGCAGCCGGCGTTGAAGTCGCCCTCGGTCAGCAGCCGTTCCCAGAACTCGACGAACTCGCGCAGCAGGGCCCTGGCGCCCCAGCCGGCGGCGTCGTCGATCATCGCGGTGATGGAATCACCCGAATACCGCAGCGCCTCGGCCAGGATCTGATTGCGCCCGTCGGGAAAGTGGTAGTACACCGAGCCCCGTGGCGCGCCGCTGCGGGCGAGCACCTCGTCGATGGTCACCCCGGCCGCCCCGCGCTCACGCATCACCTGGGCGGCGCTGACCAGCATCTTTTTCCGGGTGTCGCAGCGCTTCGCCGGAGCGGCGTCCTTGGCGTCGGCGGTAATCGGCACGGCAGTACCTTCCGTGGCTAGCGTCATGCGGCGTGCGAATGCCGCAGTACCGGCCAGTGCATATTACGAGCGCGGAAGCGGAAGCGCTTCAAGTCGGGCACCTCGCGGGTGAATTGGTAGCCGACGACGTTGAGCTCGATGATCCACATGTTTTTCTCCCGGCCTATGTGCTGCACTCATGCGTCGGGGCCGGCGGCCCATGATTATGCAAGAAAGCATATGAAACATCAGTCGAGTAAGCAAGTTTTATTCCCTATGCAAGGCCGGCAGCACCAGGAATGGCCGAGCGCGTGGTGTCAAGCGTCCCAATCGTGGGGAACGTAACGCGGCAGTTTATGCCCTATTGCATAACACCTAGGGTTTGGAGTTCACTGTGCCGATGGCTCCTTCCGACATTTCCCCGCCCGGGCTGCCGACCCTGGACACCGTGTCCCTCGAGCGCGACGGGCACGTCCTGCTGATCGGCCTGAACCGCCCGCACAAGCGCAACGCGTTCGACCGGGCGATGCTCGCCGACCTCTCCCGCGCCTATGCGCTGCTGGAATCCGACGCCTCGGTGCGGGCCGGCGTGCTGTTCGCGCACGGCGACCACTTCACCGGCGGCCTGGACCTCGTCGACGTCGGTCCCGCCATCGCGACCGGGGAGTTGGCGTTTCCGGACGACGGCCGCGACCCCTGGCGCCTCGACGGCCCGTGGAGCACCCCGCTGGTCGCCGTCGCGCAGGGCTGGTGCATGACGCTGGGCATCGAGTTGCTGCTGGCCGCCGACGTCCGCATCGCGGCCGCCGGGACCCGGTTCACGCAGCTCGAAGTGCAACGCGGGATCTTTCCCTTCGGCGGCGCGACGATCCGGCTTCCCCGCGAGGCCGGCTGGGGCAACGCCATGCGCTGGCTGTTGACCGGGGACGAGTTCGACGCCGCCGAGGCGCACCGCATCGGGCTGGTCCAGGAGGTGGCCGACGACGCCGCGGCGGCTCTGGCCCGGGGGCGCGAGATCGCGCGCACCATCGCCGAGCGCGCCGCGCCGCTGGGCGTGCGAGCCACGCTGGCCTCAGCCCACCTGGCTCGCCAACACGGCGAGGCGGCCGCGATCGAGCGGCTGCGGCCCGACGTGACCGCCTTGTTCGCCAGCGAAGACGCCGCCGAGGGCACGCGATCATTCGTCGAGCGCCGGCAGGCGCGGTTTGTGGGCCGCTAGTTTCCGCGAACGTCACGGCAGCGTGACGCTCGACGCCGAACGTCACGACAGCGTGACGCTCGACGGTGGGTCACTCGACGGTGTAGCCCATCGGCATCAGCACGCTCTTCTGCTGCGTGAAGTGCTCGACGCCCTCCGGCCCGTTCTCGCGACCGATCCCGGAGTTCTTGTAGCCGCCGAACGGGCAGCACGGGTCGAACGCGTACCAGTTGATCGCGTACGTCCCGGTGCGGATCTTCTCCGAGATCTCGATGCCGCGCGGCACGTTGGTGGTCCACACGCTGCCGGCCAGGCCGTACTCCGA
The nucleotide sequence above comes from Mycobacterium malmoense. Encoded proteins:
- a CDS encoding crotonase/enoyl-CoA hydratase family protein — translated: MSTGSDEANEPEVLVEQRDRILIITINRPRAKNAVNAAVARGLADAMDRLDEDQGLSVGILTGAGGSFCAGMDLKAFARGEVPIVEGRGMGFTERPPVKPLIAAVEGFALAGGTELALATDLIVASKDSAFGIPEVKRGLVAGGGGLLRLPERIPYAIAMELALTGENFSAERAHALGMVNVLAEPGQALQAAIELAEKITANGPLAVAATKRIIVESRGWSPEARFAEQSKILMPVFSSNDAREGAIAFAEKRPPRWTGT
- a CDS encoding crotonase/enoyl-CoA hydratase family protein, encoding MAPSDISPPGLPTLDTVSLERDGHVLLIGLNRPHKRNAFDRAMLADLSRAYALLESDASVRAGVLFAHGDHFTGGLDLVDVGPAIATGELAFPDDGRDPWRLDGPWSTPLVAVAQGWCMTLGIELLLAADVRIAAAGTRFTQLEVQRGIFPFGGATIRLPREAGWGNAMRWLLTGDEFDAAEAHRIGLVQEVADDAAAALARGREIARTIAERAAPLGVRATLASAHLARQHGEAAAIERLRPDVTALFASEDAAEGTRSFVERRQARFVGR
- a CDS encoding class I adenylate-forming enzyme family protein yields the protein MSISLLLEMAASSNPERTALVSGSTRLTTQQLSDLADGGAGIIAGSGVKHVAYIGTGGAMLPTLIFAAARAGLPITPLNYRLSAEGLQSLIERLPEPLVIVDDRYRDMLGDKSARVMASDEFLAAARGSEPAAEVPAFPDPDSVAIVLFTSGTTSQPKAVELSHNNLTSYVTGTVEFGSADASDAALICVPPYHIAGVSAALSNLYAGRKMVYLPNFDAQEWVRLVNAENVTTATVVPTMLDRIVTVLETGGHQLPSLRSLAYGGSKVGLPLVRRALELLPHVGFVNAYGLTETSSTIAVLTPDDHREAQSASEPHVVKRLGSVGRPVPSIEVQVRDERGAVLGPGESGELFVRGEQVSGRYTGIGSVLDENGWFPTKDIAMLDEDGYLFIGGRSDDTIIRGGENIAPAELEEVLIEHSHVRDVAVVGVDDPQWGQAIVAVVVPAAGVDPDPEELREHVRKSLRGSRTPDRVVFRDELPTTPTGKVLRREIIEDLEGLHA
- a CDS encoding TetR/AcrR family transcriptional regulator, with the translated sequence MLVSAAQVMRERGAAGVTIDEVLARSGAPRGSVYYHFPDGRNQILAEALRYSGDSITAMIDDAAGWGARALLREFVEFWERLLTEGDFNAGCPVVAAAIGSDDDPKLSGEAGAILGRWCTALTRAFVNDGFGDADAASLAMMSIAALEGGIVLSRSTRSIDPLRQVGDQLEFLIKAREFVVRNKIGQ
- a CDS encoding WS/DGAT/MGAT family O-acyltransferase, which translates into the protein MKRLSGWDAVLLYSETPNVHMHTIKVAVIELAPGRRDFDIDAFRQVIAGRLNKLEPFCYQLVEIPFNLHHPMWREHCEVDLDYHVRPWRLPAPGGRRELDEAIGRIASTPLDRGRPLWEMYFVEGLANHRIAVVGKIHHALADGVASANLMARGMDLQPGPEGGPYVSDPAPTTRQLMSSAFADHLRHVARIPATIRYTAQGLDKVRRSSRKLSPELTRPFEPPPTFMNHKITAERRFATATLALADVKETGKRLGATINDMVLAMSTGALRTLLLRYDGAADPLLASVPVSFDFSPERISGNRFSGMLVALPADLDDPLERVQACHVNAISAKESHQLMGPELVSRWAAYMPPGPTQAFFRWASGRDGQNKILNLNISNVPGPRERGRVGGALVTEIYSVGPLTAGSGLNITVWSYVDQLNISVLSDGATLKDPHEVTDAMVADFIEIRRAAGLPEELTVIETAMAPA